Proteins encoded in a region of the Gallalistipes aquisgranensis genome:
- the aspT gene encoding aspartate-alanine antiporter, with protein sequence MFTGTDIIHFLQENPALPVFLTVAIGFWIGKFRYKSFSLGTVTSVLLVGVVVGQMKIDIPEPAKTLFFMLFLFAVGYAVGPQFFRGLKKDGLPQVGFAVVVCLLCLFSVWLSAKIMGYNAAQAAGLLAGSQTMSAAIGAATDTIGELQGGDRIDLSTMPVCYAVTYIFGTAGSAWILSSIGPKLLGGVAKVKEAARELEAKMGQDLSITPGFDPAARAVVFRAFSADNPWFEGGKTVKEFETYVAAQGKRLFVERVRQRGTIREVSPRLRIYPKDEIVVSGRRQYVIEEETWIGHEVEDADLVNFAVENLPVVVNRKGAAGQTVRSVLGKRYMHGVSIRSIRRAGVKIPVLGENKLDTGDRVTLVGLKQDVDRAAENLGFADPVSEKTGMTLLGLAIFLGGLIFGWLLVTRIGSVPLSLTVSGGVLIAGLVCGWLRSKRPTLGGIPDSAVWLLNNAGLNVFIAIVGISTGPSFVKGFQEVGWSLFLVGAFATSLPLIGGILIGRYLFRFNPALTLGCVAGSRTTTAALGAVEETIESDVPAMGYTITYAIGNTLLIIWGVVIVLLIA encoded by the coding sequence ATGTTCACAGGTACCGACATCATCCATTTTCTGCAGGAAAACCCGGCGCTTCCCGTATTTCTGACGGTGGCGATCGGATTCTGGATCGGCAAATTCCGTTACAAAAGCTTTTCGCTCGGCACAGTCACCAGCGTCCTGCTGGTGGGCGTCGTAGTGGGACAGATGAAAATCGACATTCCGGAACCGGCCAAGACCCTCTTTTTCATGCTTTTTCTCTTTGCGGTAGGGTATGCCGTAGGCCCCCAGTTTTTCCGGGGGCTGAAAAAGGACGGACTGCCCCAGGTCGGATTCGCCGTCGTAGTCTGCCTGCTCTGCCTTTTTTCAGTCTGGCTCAGCGCGAAAATCATGGGATATAATGCGGCGCAGGCAGCCGGACTGCTGGCCGGATCGCAGACCATGTCGGCTGCCATCGGGGCAGCGACCGACACGATCGGGGAACTTCAGGGAGGCGACCGCATCGACCTGAGCACCATGCCCGTCTGCTATGCGGTCACTTATATATTCGGCACGGCCGGGTCGGCCTGGATTCTCAGTTCGATCGGTCCGAAACTGCTGGGCGGAGTAGCCAAAGTCAAGGAAGCGGCACGCGAACTCGAGGCCAAGATGGGACAGGACCTGAGTATCACCCCCGGATTCGACCCGGCCGCCCGGGCGGTGGTCTTCCGGGCCTTCAGCGCCGACAATCCGTGGTTCGAAGGAGGGAAAACCGTCAAGGAGTTCGAAACCTACGTGGCTGCACAGGGGAAACGGCTCTTCGTGGAGAGGGTCCGCCAGCGGGGAACGATCCGGGAAGTCTCTCCGCGCCTGAGAATCTATCCGAAAGACGAGATCGTCGTCAGCGGACGCCGCCAGTATGTGATCGAGGAGGAGACCTGGATCGGACATGAAGTCGAAGACGCCGATCTGGTCAACTTCGCCGTGGAAAACCTGCCCGTAGTGGTCAACCGCAAGGGCGCGGCGGGACAGACCGTCCGTTCCGTCCTGGGCAAACGGTACATGCACGGAGTGAGTATCCGCAGCATCCGCCGGGCCGGAGTCAAGATACCCGTATTGGGAGAAAACAAACTGGATACGGGTGACCGGGTGACGCTCGTCGGATTGAAACAGGACGTAGACCGGGCAGCGGAAAATCTCGGATTCGCCGATCCGGTGTCCGAAAAGACAGGCATGACACTGCTCGGGCTGGCCATATTTCTGGGCGGTCTCATATTCGGCTGGCTGCTGGTGACACGTATCGGTTCCGTCCCGCTCAGCCTCACCGTGAGCGGCGGCGTACTGATCGCGGGACTGGTCTGCGGCTGGCTCCGTTCGAAGCGGCCTACGCTGGGCGGCATTCCCGATTCGGCCGTATGGCTGCTCAACAATGCCGGACTGAACGTCTTCATCGCCATCGTAGGTATCAGCACGGGCCCCAGTTTCGTAAAAGGTTTCCAGGAAGTAGGCTGGAGCCTGTTTCTCGTAGGAGCTTTCGCCACTTCGCTGCCCTTGATCGGCGGTATTCTGATCGGACGGTATCTGTTCCGCTTCAATCCGGCCCTCACACTGGGCTGCGTGGCGGGATCGCGGACCACGACGGCCGCATTGGGTGCCGTGGAAGAGACCATCGAAAGCGACGTTCCGGCCATGGGATATACCATCACCTACGCCATCGGCAACACACTGCTGATCATCTGGGGTGTCGTGATCGTCCTGCTGATCGCATAG
- a CDS encoding DUF421 domain-containing protein, with protein MMVLGIAVKIIVGMMGVLFFLRISGKTQMAQLTPLDSVNAFVLGALVGGVVYNPDLSVWYMVFALAVWTVVNMLIRYLLRFRVWRRLVKGDTVLIVRRGQLNLKEFKRNGLEMEQFRTLLRENGIFSMFDVEDVRFETNGKLTVSVKHNISESFLLVNNGSVLESSLENAGKDRAWLEKSLKKLGYGGPDDLFCVEWTPGKGFYVAPKEGMARDGGETDVSN; from the coding sequence ATGATGGTTCTCGGCATTGCCGTTAAAATTATCGTGGGCATGATGGGCGTGCTCTTTTTCCTGCGTATCTCCGGCAAGACGCAGATGGCCCAGCTCACGCCGCTCGACTCGGTGAACGCTTTCGTGTTGGGGGCGTTGGTGGGCGGAGTCGTTTACAATCCCGACCTGTCGGTCTGGTACATGGTGTTCGCTCTCGCCGTCTGGACGGTGGTCAATATGCTGATCCGTTATCTGCTGCGTTTCAGGGTGTGGCGGCGGCTGGTCAAGGGAGACACCGTGCTGATCGTCCGGCGCGGACAGCTGAACCTGAAGGAGTTCAAACGCAACGGGTTGGAGATGGAGCAGTTCCGCACGCTTCTCCGGGAGAACGGGATATTTTCGATGTTCGATGTGGAGGATGTCCGTTTCGAAACGAACGGTAAGCTGACCGTGTCGGTGAAACACAACATTTCGGAATCCTTCCTGTTGGTCAACAACGGGTCCGTACTGGAAAGTTCGCTCGAAAACGCAGGGAAGGATCGGGCGTGGCTCGAAAAGAGCCTGAAGAAGTTGGGATACGGAGGGCCGGACGATCTTTTCTGTGTGGAGTGGACGCCCGGCAAAGGATTTTACGTCGCGCCGAAAGAGGGTATGGCGCGCGACGGCGGAGAGACGGACGTGTCGAACTGA
- a CDS encoding M48 family metallopeptidase, translating to MKSVIAHPRLGEVTVSQTRRATRISISVRPPGAVRLSLPCSVPLAEAIRFLDERAEWVERTRMRLAEKYPADPVGMPFRTRWHELSLFPGEAEKITVRVTADRVCVAYPADLRWESDPVQKAVRTGIEEAWRAEAKAILPERTRQLAERYGLKYRSVSVRNTVSKWGSCSSRNDLSLSIHLMRLPDYLVDYIITHELCHTVHHNHGPRFHALLDRLTGGRHAELRREMRRQQTRW from the coding sequence ATGAAATCGGTGATCGCACATCCCCGGCTCGGAGAAGTGACCGTGTCGCAGACACGGCGGGCCACGCGTATTTCGATCAGCGTGCGCCCTCCGGGAGCGGTGCGTTTGTCGCTGCCCTGCAGCGTGCCGCTGGCAGAGGCGATTCGTTTTCTGGATGAACGGGCCGAGTGGGTGGAGCGTACCCGGATGCGGCTGGCCGAAAAGTATCCGGCCGATCCCGTGGGCATGCCTTTCCGGACGAGATGGCACGAATTGTCGCTGTTTCCGGGAGAGGCGGAGAAGATCACCGTGCGGGTGACGGCCGATCGTGTGTGCGTGGCTTATCCGGCCGATCTGCGTTGGGAGTCCGACCCGGTACAGAAGGCTGTCCGAACCGGGATCGAGGAGGCGTGGCGGGCCGAGGCGAAGGCGATCCTGCCCGAGCGGACCCGCCAGCTGGCCGAGCGGTACGGTTTGAAGTACCGGAGCGTGTCGGTGCGCAACACTGTCAGCAAATGGGGCAGCTGCTCTTCCCGGAACGATCTTTCACTCAGTATCCATCTGATGAGGCTTCCGGACTACCTGGTCGATTACATCATCACCCACGAACTCTGCCACACCGTGCATCATAACCACGGGCCCCGCTTCCATGCCCTGCTGGACAGGCTCACCGGGGGGCGACATGCCGAACTGCGCAGGGAGATGCGCCGGCAGCAGACGCGCTGGTAG
- a CDS encoding M20 family metallo-hydrolase: MEQEMLYTEAVELLKGMIAIPSVSREEAGTAELIAGFLSSRGIPVERLHNNVWARNRWYDPAKPTILLNSHHDTVKPNPAYTRDPFIPGVEGDRLYGLGSNDAGASGVSLLAAFRHFYDRKDLKYNLVVAITAEEENSGSNGLEAVIPHLGPIDFAIVGEPTQMQLAIAERGLVVIDCVARGRAGHAAREEGDNAIYHALPDIEWFRTFRFPKESDLFGAVKMTVTIINAGSQHNVVPAECRFTVDIRVTDRYTNEEVIDEIRRHVSCDVIPRSTRLKPSSIDPSHPVVQAGLALGRTTYGSPTTSDQALLDVPSLKLGVGDSARSHSADEYVHLSEIREGIGLYIGILERIV; this comes from the coding sequence ATGGAACAGGAGATGTTGTACACAGAGGCGGTGGAACTGCTCAAAGGGATGATCGCTATCCCCTCGGTCAGCCGCGAGGAGGCCGGAACGGCCGAACTGATTGCGGGGTTTCTCTCCTCGCGGGGAATTCCCGTAGAGCGTCTGCACAATAACGTGTGGGCCCGTAACCGCTGGTACGATCCGGCGAAACCGACCATTCTGCTCAATTCGCATCATGATACGGTGAAACCCAATCCCGCCTATACGCGCGACCCGTTCATCCCCGGGGTGGAGGGCGACCGTCTGTACGGACTGGGCAGCAACGATGCCGGGGCGAGCGGGGTGTCCCTGCTGGCTGCATTCCGCCATTTCTATGACCGGAAGGATTTGAAATACAACCTGGTCGTGGCGATTACGGCCGAGGAGGAGAACAGCGGAAGCAACGGTCTGGAGGCGGTGATCCCCCATTTGGGGCCGATCGACTTCGCCATCGTGGGCGAACCGACGCAGATGCAGCTGGCCATCGCTGAACGGGGGCTGGTGGTGATCGACTGCGTGGCCCGCGGCCGGGCGGGACATGCCGCCCGGGAGGAGGGCGACAATGCCATTTACCACGCTTTGCCGGACATCGAGTGGTTCCGTACGTTCCGTTTTCCGAAGGAGAGCGATCTGTTCGGGGCGGTGAAGATGACCGTGACCATTATCAATGCCGGGTCGCAGCACAATGTGGTGCCTGCCGAATGTCGCTTTACGGTGGATATCCGGGTGACCGACCGTTACACGAACGAGGAGGTGATCGACGAGATACGCAGGCATGTCTCCTGCGACGTGATTCCCCGTTCCACTCGGCTCAAGCCCTCGTCGATCGACCCGTCGCATCCCGTGGTGCAGGCCGGACTGGCGCTCGGACGGACCACTTACGGTTCGCCCACCACGTCGGACCAGGCGCTGCTGGACGTACCTTCCCTGAAGCTGGGTGTCGGCGACAGCGCCCGTTCGCACAGTGCGGACGAGTATGTGCACCTGTCCGAAATCAGGGAGGGGATCGGACTTTATATCGGAATATTGGAACGCATAGTATAA
- the argH gene encoding argininosuccinate lyase: MKLWQKNTDASAEVDRFTVGLDREMDIKLAGADVLGSLAHTRMLEKIGLLTPAELEDVQRGLKEIYREIGAGNFTIEEGVEDVHSQVEFLLTRRLGEAGKKIHSGRSRNDQVLVDLRIFLRREIITLAGEIRALFDTLQGLSEKHKDVLMPGYTHLQIAMPSSFGLWFGAYAESLVDDVQLLLAAWRVCNRNPLGSAAGYGSSFPLDRTMTTRLLGFDSLDYNVVYAQMGRGKTERIVAQALSSVAATLGRLAMDNTMFLNQNFGFISYPPELTTGSSIMPHKKNPDVWEIMRGRANLIQSLPGQIALLTANLPLGYNRDLQLLKEVLFPALDQMHDMLHMARYMLEHVSVKEHILDDPKYDYLFSVETVNNLALSGVPFREAYRQVGLSIEKGEFSPSKQVHHTHEGSIGNLCNDRIAALMDNLLGQFGFERVEEAERELTRE; this comes from the coding sequence ATGAAACTTTGGCAGAAGAATACGGATGCGAGCGCGGAGGTGGATCGCTTCACCGTGGGGCTCGACCGCGAAATGGATATCAAACTGGCCGGTGCCGACGTGCTCGGTTCGCTGGCCCATACCCGCATGCTGGAAAAGATCGGGTTGCTTACGCCCGCGGAACTGGAGGACGTGCAGCGCGGACTGAAGGAGATCTACCGGGAGATCGGGGCCGGGAACTTTACGATCGAAGAGGGCGTGGAGGACGTACATTCGCAGGTGGAGTTTCTGCTGACCCGGCGCCTGGGCGAGGCCGGAAAGAAGATTCACAGCGGGCGTTCGCGTAACGATCAGGTGCTGGTCGATCTGCGTATCTTCCTGCGGCGGGAGATCATCACCCTCGCCGGGGAGATCCGTGCACTGTTCGACACCTTGCAGGGGCTCTCCGAAAAACACAAGGACGTGCTGATGCCGGGTTACACCCATCTTCAGATTGCGATGCCCTCGTCGTTCGGGCTTTGGTTCGGGGCCTATGCCGAGAGCCTGGTGGACGATGTGCAGCTGCTGCTGGCGGCATGGAGGGTGTGCAACCGCAATCCGCTGGGCTCGGCGGCCGGTTACGGCTCTTCGTTTCCCCTCGACCGGACGATGACCACCCGTCTGCTCGGGTTCGATTCGCTCGACTATAATGTGGTGTATGCCCAGATGGGGCGGGGGAAGACGGAGCGGATCGTGGCGCAGGCCCTCTCCTCGGTGGCCGCTACCCTGGGGCGGCTGGCGATGGACAACACGATGTTCCTGAACCAGAACTTCGGGTTCATCTCCTATCCGCCCGAACTGACCACCGGATCGAGCATCATGCCTCACAAGAAGAATCCCGACGTGTGGGAGATCATGCGCGGCCGGGCCAATCTGATCCAGTCGCTTCCCGGCCAGATCGCCCTGCTGACGGCCAATCTGCCGCTGGGGTACAACCGGGACCTCCAGTTGCTCAAGGAGGTGCTCTTCCCTGCGCTCGACCAGATGCACGACATGCTGCACATGGCCCGCTACATGTTGGAACACGTTTCCGTGAAGGAACATATTCTGGACGATCCGAAATACGACTACCTTTTCAGTGTGGAAACGGTCAACAATCTGGCTCTGAGCGGTGTGCCGTTCCGGGAGGCTTACCGCCAGGTGGGACTTTCGATCGAAAAAGGCGAATTCTCGCCCTCGAAACAGGTGCACCATACGCACGAGGGAAGTATCGGCAATCTGTGCAACGACCGTATCGCCGCTCTGATGGATAATCTGCTCGGGCAGTTCGGGTTCGAACGGGTGGAAGAGGCCGAGCGGGAACTGACCCGGGAGTAG
- the mef(En2) gene encoding macrolide efflux MFS transporter Mef(En2) produces MNHWKSTLAVIGIGQLISILTSTIVGFSIIFWISNEFKSPTALSLAILAGFLPQFVLGLFAGVYVDRWNRKKTMFYSDLFIAFCTLCLFIVITKGYKDLSFFYLLTACRSIGSTFHAPALQASIPLLVPKHHLVRVSGLYHSIQSFSEVIAPVVGASLVVWLPIQYILLIDVIGAVAACLTLLCVQIPSLQKTKVLPDFKKELTECWHTLRRTMGILPLFVCFTLVTFVLMPVFTLFPFMTLLHFNGNILQMGVVEMGWGSGALLGGLVLACKALKSKQTLVMHTAYVILGLYLISASYLPSSAFIGFVCLTFTGGIAYSIYHALFIAIIQQNLASDMLGRTFSLIFSLSTFPSMLGIVASGYWVEAWGITSVFMISGWVIFLIGVGANFISSIKQLDNYA; encoded by the coding sequence ATGAATCATTGGAAATCAACTTTGGCCGTGATAGGAATAGGCCAACTCATATCTATTTTAACAAGTACGATTGTTGGCTTCTCCATTATTTTTTGGATTAGCAACGAATTTAAATCCCCGACAGCTTTATCTCTGGCTATTTTAGCTGGATTTTTACCACAATTTGTATTAGGCTTGTTTGCCGGGGTCTATGTTGACAGATGGAATCGAAAGAAAACGATGTTTTATTCGGACTTGTTCATCGCGTTCTGTACCCTATGTCTTTTTATTGTGATAACCAAGGGTTATAAAGACCTTTCTTTTTTTTATCTATTGACTGCTTGTCGTTCAATAGGCAGTACGTTTCATGCACCTGCTTTACAGGCAAGCATCCCTCTACTGGTTCCCAAGCACCATCTTGTCAGGGTATCAGGTTTGTACCATTCCATTCAATCCTTCAGTGAGGTGATAGCTCCCGTTGTAGGGGCAAGCCTCGTTGTTTGGCTTCCCATACAGTATATTCTGCTCATAGATGTGATCGGAGCTGTTGCTGCTTGTCTGACCTTACTTTGTGTCCAGATTCCTTCTCTTCAAAAAACGAAAGTTCTTCCAGATTTCAAAAAAGAACTGACGGAATGTTGGCATACCTTGCGGCGTACAATGGGCATTTTGCCTTTATTCGTATGCTTTACGCTGGTGACTTTTGTCCTTATGCCTGTTTTTACGTTATTTCCTTTTATGACGCTTCTGCATTTCAACGGAAACATTTTGCAAATGGGAGTTGTGGAAATGGGTTGGGGCTCAGGGGCATTGTTGGGCGGTTTAGTACTTGCCTGTAAGGCTTTGAAAAGCAAGCAAACATTAGTGATGCATACGGCTTATGTGATATTGGGATTGTATCTGATTAGCGCCAGTTATTTACCATCAAGCGCATTTATAGGTTTTGTTTGCCTAACATTTACAGGAGGCATAGCCTATTCCATTTACCATGCGCTTTTCATCGCTATTATTCAGCAGAACTTGGCTTCGGACATGCTTGGACGGACTTTTTCTCTCATCTTTAGTTTGAGTACCTTTCCATCAATGCTGGGTATCGTAGCTTCAGGATATTGGGTGGAAGCATGGGGTATCACATCCGTCTTTATGATCAGCGGATGGGTTATCTTTCTGATTGGAGTGGGTGCAAATTTTATTTCTTCAATCAAGCAGTTGGATAATTACGCATAG
- the rlmB gene encoding 23S rRNA (guanosine(2251)-2'-O)-methyltransferase RlmB: protein MEDIVFGIRPVLEAIEAGRAIEKIYFRKGAEGQLLGELREICRSRRLVMQEVPVEKLNRLTRGNHQGVVARIAAVEYADLNEVLAAVPADGVPLVVVFDGVTDVRNFGAIARSAECAGAHALVVPVKNMAPVNAEAVKSSAGALSRIPVCRVGSIRNTLMALRNGGLKIVAATEKSDTLLFGADLTGPVAIVMGSEDTGISKEVLKLCDMRLAIPVAGTIESLNVSAAAAVMLFETVRQRIQDK, encoded by the coding sequence ATGGAAGATATTGTTTTCGGCATTCGTCCGGTACTCGAAGCGATCGAGGCGGGCCGTGCGATCGAGAAGATCTATTTCAGAAAGGGGGCGGAGGGACAGTTGCTCGGAGAGTTGCGCGAGATATGCCGAAGCCGGCGCCTCGTCATGCAGGAGGTGCCCGTGGAGAAACTGAATCGCCTGACACGGGGCAATCACCAGGGAGTGGTGGCCCGTATCGCGGCTGTCGAGTATGCTGACCTGAACGAGGTGCTGGCTGCGGTTCCGGCAGACGGGGTTCCGCTGGTCGTGGTTTTCGACGGGGTGACGGACGTACGCAATTTCGGGGCGATCGCCCGCAGTGCCGAGTGTGCCGGGGCCCACGCACTGGTGGTGCCGGTGAAGAATATGGCGCCCGTGAACGCCGAGGCGGTGAAAAGTTCGGCCGGGGCGCTCAGCCGGATTCCCGTGTGCCGGGTGGGCAGTATCCGCAATACGCTGATGGCGCTCAGAAACGGGGGATTGAAAATCGTGGCCGCCACCGAAAAGAGCGATACGCTTCTGTTCGGGGCCGACCTGACGGGACCCGTGGCGATCGTGATGGGCAGCGAAGATACGGGCATTTCGAAAGAGGTGCTCAAATTGTGCGACATGCGGCTGGCCATTCCCGTCGCGGGAACGATCGAATCGCTGAACGTGTCTGCCGCCGCCGCGGTGATGCTGTTCGAGACGGTTCGGCAGCGGATACAGGACAAATAG